In Aquimarina spinulae, a single window of DNA contains:
- the alaS gene encoding alanine--tRNA ligase: MKSQEIRNQFLEFFKSKKHSIVPSAPMVIKDDPTLMFTNAGMNQFKEFFLGNGIPKSNRITDTQKCLRVSGKHNDLEEVGMDTYHHTMFEMLGNWSFGDYFKKEAIQWAWELLTEVYGIDKDILYVSVFEGAKDENLDMDQEAYDLWTAIVPEERIIMGNKKDNFWEMGDQGPCGPCSEIHVDIRSEEEKAKTPGRDLVNMDHPQVVEIWNLVFMQYNRKADGSLEKLPAQHVDTGMGFERLCMVLQGVKSNYDTDVFTPLIREIETITNSTYDKNSLPTNDDGKVSVAIRVIADHVRAVSFSIADGQLPSNTGAGYVIRRILRRAIRYGFTFLDTKEPFIYKLVETLSKQMSKAFPELKAQKNLITNVIKEEEQSFLRTLDQGLVLLENVIKNTKGNIISGEKAFELYDTFGFPIDLTALILSEQGYELDEKAFEVELQKQKDRSRAASQVTAGDWKILLDGTTTENFIGYDHLKTNVKVTRYRKVNSKKDGELYQLVFDKTPFYPEGGGQVGDKGYLEVPNGDVVYIIDTKKENNLIIHFTKNLPKHIDETLTAVVDEKQRSRSASNHTATHLMHQALRTILGTHVEQKGSMVHSGNLRFDFSHFAKMTTEELKEVEHFVNARIREQLPLEEQRNISYDQAITEGAIALFGEKYGDTVRAIRFGESMELCGGTHVKNTSSIWHFKIVSESAIAAGIRRIEAITGDAAKEFFTTQSEAYGEVKAVLKTKDPLKTIISLQEENSSLKKQIEALLKDKAKNLKGDLKSEFEDVNGVKFLAKKVDLDAAGIKDLSFELGGELENVVMLFGSDQKGKALLSCYISKNLVEEKQLNAGQMVRELGKYIQGGGGGQPFFATAGGKNPAGIEEALENAKQYLK, translated from the coding sequence ATGAAATCCCAAGAAATACGAAATCAATTTTTAGAGTTTTTTAAATCCAAAAAACATAGCATCGTGCCTTCTGCACCAATGGTGATTAAGGACGATCCTACTTTAATGTTTACTAATGCCGGGATGAACCAGTTTAAAGAATTCTTTTTAGGTAATGGTATTCCAAAAAGTAATCGAATAACAGATACGCAAAAATGTTTACGTGTAAGCGGTAAACATAATGATCTGGAAGAAGTAGGTATGGATACCTATCACCATACCATGTTTGAAATGCTTGGGAATTGGAGTTTTGGAGATTATTTTAAAAAAGAAGCAATCCAATGGGCCTGGGAATTATTAACCGAAGTATATGGTATAGATAAAGACATTCTTTATGTTTCTGTTTTTGAAGGTGCAAAAGATGAAAATCTGGATATGGATCAGGAAGCTTATGATCTTTGGACAGCTATTGTTCCAGAAGAGCGTATCATCATGGGAAATAAGAAAGATAATTTCTGGGAAATGGGAGATCAGGGACCTTGTGGTCCTTGTTCCGAAATTCATGTAGATATTCGTTCTGAGGAAGAAAAAGCTAAAACTCCTGGTCGGGACCTGGTAAATATGGATCATCCACAAGTGGTAGAGATCTGGAACCTGGTTTTTATGCAGTATAACCGAAAAGCAGATGGGTCATTAGAGAAGTTACCCGCACAGCATGTAGATACCGGAATGGGTTTTGAACGTTTATGTATGGTGTTACAAGGAGTGAAATCAAATTATGATACAGATGTTTTTACGCCTTTAATTCGAGAAATTGAAACGATCACCAATTCTACATACGATAAAAATAGCTTGCCAACCAATGATGATGGAAAAGTAAGTGTTGCAATTCGTGTTATTGCAGATCATGTAAGAGCTGTGTCATTTTCTATTGCAGATGGCCAACTACCTAGTAATACAGGAGCAGGGTATGTAATTAGAAGAATTTTGCGTAGAGCCATTCGATATGGGTTTACTTTTCTGGATACCAAAGAACCTTTTATATATAAGCTGGTAGAAACACTTAGCAAACAAATGAGTAAAGCTTTCCCAGAATTGAAAGCTCAGAAAAACTTAATCACTAATGTAATTAAAGAAGAAGAACAATCTTTTTTAAGAACATTGGATCAAGGATTAGTATTGTTAGAAAATGTGATCAAGAATACCAAAGGAAATATAATCTCTGGAGAGAAAGCTTTCGAATTGTATGATACTTTTGGTTTTCCGATTGATTTAACAGCTTTAATTTTAAGTGAGCAGGGATATGAATTAGATGAAAAAGCTTTTGAAGTAGAACTTCAGAAACAAAAAGATAGATCCAGAGCTGCATCACAGGTAACTGCCGGAGATTGGAAAATATTACTAGATGGTACTACTACAGAAAATTTTATTGGATATGATCATCTTAAAACAAATGTAAAAGTAACCCGTTATCGTAAAGTAAATAGTAAGAAAGATGGAGAACTATATCAATTAGTATTTGATAAAACACCATTTTACCCCGAAGGAGGAGGGCAGGTTGGAGACAAAGGATACCTAGAGGTACCTAATGGTGATGTGGTGTATATAATAGATACCAAAAAAGAAAATAATCTGATTATTCATTTTACTAAAAACTTGCCTAAGCATATTGATGAGACTTTGACTGCTGTGGTAGATGAAAAACAACGTTCGAGATCTGCTTCTAATCATACGGCAACACATTTGATGCATCAGGCATTGCGTACAATTCTGGGTACTCATGTAGAACAAAAGGGATCGATGGTTCATAGTGGTAATTTGCGTTTTGATTTCTCTCATTTTGCTAAAATGACTACCGAAGAATTGAAAGAAGTTGAGCATTTTGTAAATGCGAGAATTCGCGAACAACTTCCGCTAGAAGAGCAACGTAATATTTCTTATGATCAGGCAATAACAGAAGGAGCAATAGCACTGTTTGGAGAAAAATACGGAGATACAGTAAGAGCAATACGATTTGGAGAATCTATGGAGCTTTGTGGCGGTACTCATGTAAAAAATACCAGTAGCATATGGCATTTTAAAATTGTATCTGAAAGTGCGATTGCAGCAGGAATTCGAAGGATTGAAGCAATTACCGGAGATGCAGCAAAAGAATTCTTTACAACTCAATCTGAAGCGTATGGAGAAGTAAAAGCAGTGCTTAAAACAAAGGATCCTTTAAAAACTATTATATCATTACAAGAAGAAAATTCAAGTCTGAAAAAACAGATCGAAGCTCTTCTTAAGGATAAGGCTAAAAATCTAAAAGGAGACCTTAAATCGGAATTTGAAGATGTAAATGGAGTTAAATTTCTGGCCAAAAAAGTAGACTTAGATGCTGCCGGAATTAAAGATTTGTCATTCGAATTAGGAGGTGAACTTGAAAATGTTGTAATGCTATTCGGATCAGATCAGAAAGGAAAGGCCTTGTTATCATGCTATATTTCTAAAAACCTGGTAGAAGAGAAACAGTTAAATGCCGGGCAAATGGTTCGTGAACTTGGTAAGTATATCCAAGGCGGCGGTGGCGGACAACCATTTTTTGCTACAGCAGGAGGAAAGAATCCTGCAGGTATAGAAGAAGCATTAGAGAATGCAAAACAATATTTAAAATAA
- a CDS encoding M23 family metallopeptidase produces the protein MSKVKYYYDSETLSYRRIEQKKGRRFGIAALGVISAFLAGFILLLIYLNIPQLETPKEKAYKRELENMQLQYDLMNQRLKRDENILKEIAERDDNIYRLYFGANPIPEELRNAGFGGVNRYKSLEGFDNSDIIIESSERIDKLTKQIVVQSKSLDEIASLAEKKEELLATIPAIQPIQNSDLRRMASGYGWRSDPFTKARKFHYGMDFSANTGTPVYASGNGVVKRADANSSGYGKHIRIDHGFNYVSLYAHLSKYNVEKGQKVKRGDVIGYVGSTGRSVAPHLHYEIFKDGERINPRNFYYGSLTPKEFEQMLKASNLINETLD, from the coding sequence ATGTCAAAGGTTAAATATTACTATGATAGTGAGACGCTTTCTTATCGCAGAATTGAGCAAAAGAAAGGTCGTAGATTTGGTATAGCTGCATTAGGAGTTATTAGCGCTTTTTTAGCTGGTTTCATCCTTCTTCTTATTTATCTTAACATCCCTCAATTAGAGACTCCTAAAGAAAAAGCATATAAAAGAGAACTTGAGAATATGCAGCTTCAGTATGATTTAATGAATCAAAGATTGAAGCGTGATGAAAATATTCTAAAAGAGATTGCAGAACGTGACGATAACATTTATCGTCTTTATTTTGGTGCCAATCCTATTCCTGAAGAATTACGTAATGCTGGATTTGGAGGTGTAAACAGATATAAAAGCTTAGAAGGTTTTGATAATTCTGATATTATTATTGAAAGCAGTGAGCGTATCGATAAATTGACAAAACAGATTGTGGTTCAATCAAAGTCTCTTGATGAAATCGCATCGTTGGCCGAGAAAAAAGAAGAATTATTAGCTACAATTCCTGCCATACAACCTATTCAAAATTCGGATTTAAGACGTATGGCTTCTGGTTATGGATGGAGAAGTGATCCTTTTACCAAAGCACGAAAATTTCATTACGGAATGGATTTTTCGGCTAATACAGGAACACCGGTTTATGCTTCTGGTAATGGGGTTGTAAAACGTGCAGATGCTAATTCTTCTGGTTATGGAAAACATATCCGTATTGATCACGGCTTTAATTATGTAAGTTTATATGCTCACTTAAGTAAATATAACGTAGAGAAAGGCCAGAAAGTAAAACGAGGAGATGTTATTGGATATGTAGGAAGTACTGGAAGATCCGTAGCACCTCATCTACATTATGAAATTTTTAAAGATGGCGAACGTATTAATCCTCGTAATTTTTACTACGGAAGTTTAACCCCTAAAGAATTTGAACAGATGCTTAAAGCTTCTAACCTAATTAACGAAACTCTAGACTAA
- a CDS encoding CapA family protein, producing the protein MRKLFLIVFVFGFCSSIQAQKYSKEVLDSMYVIVQNTQQKLAKPTYIKIMAVGDIMMGTDFPNDSYLPPEGKGPFDDVNTVLSQADLLFGNLEGTLTDEGENAKRCSDPSKCYSFRSPEYFGKYLEETGFDVMSIANNHIGDFGEIGIKNTSKTLEKHNIAYAGVFAQPSTVFEKDGITYGFCAFAPNKDCIKIHNLTNAKKIVTELKQKVDIVIVSFHGGAEGLKYTHVPRKTERFYGEDRGDVYRFAHTMIDAGADIIIGHGPHVSRAFEVYKNKFIAYSLGNFCTYSRFNLRGIKGYAPIAEIDIDTDGNFIKGKLHSAKQIDEVYPFMDKKKGALNEIKSLTEEDFPESKLIFEDDGSFTQQKE; encoded by the coding sequence ATGCGCAAACTATTTCTTATTGTCTTCGTTTTTGGTTTTTGTTCTTCTATACAGGCTCAAAAATATTCAAAAGAAGTATTGGATTCGATGTACGTAATAGTCCAAAACACCCAACAAAAATTAGCAAAACCAACGTATATCAAAATCATGGCCGTTGGTGACATCATGATGGGAACCGATTTCCCCAATGATAGTTATTTACCTCCCGAAGGTAAAGGTCCTTTTGATGATGTTAATACTGTACTTAGCCAGGCAGATTTACTTTTTGGTAATTTAGAAGGCACACTTACTGATGAGGGAGAGAATGCTAAACGCTGTTCTGATCCGTCAAAATGTTATTCCTTTAGATCACCAGAATATTTTGGAAAATACCTTGAAGAAACTGGGTTTGATGTAATGAGTATTGCTAATAATCACATTGGTGATTTTGGCGAAATTGGAATTAAGAACACTTCTAAAACCCTCGAAAAGCACAATATTGCTTATGCAGGAGTATTTGCTCAACCTTCTACAGTTTTCGAAAAAGATGGTATCACGTATGGATTTTGTGCTTTTGCCCCTAACAAGGATTGCATAAAAATTCATAACTTAACCAATGCTAAAAAAATCGTAACCGAACTCAAACAAAAGGTAGATATCGTGATTGTTTCTTTTCATGGAGGGGCAGAAGGCCTTAAATACACTCATGTTCCCAGAAAAACAGAACGTTTTTATGGCGAAGATCGCGGTGATGTGTATCGTTTTGCACATACTATGATTGATGCTGGTGCTGATATTATTATAGGGCATGGACCACATGTTTCAAGAGCTTTTGAAGTATATAAAAATAAATTTATAGCATATAGTTTGGGTAATTTCTGCACGTACTCCCGATTTAATTTAAGAGGGATTAAAGGATATGCTCCTATTGCAGAAATCGATATTGATACCGATGGTAATTTTATTAAAGGAAAACTTCATTCTGCCAAACAAATAGATGAAGTATATCCATTTATGGATAAGAAAAAGGGAGCATTAAATGAAATCAAATCATTAACAGAAGAAGATTTCCCTGAAAGTAAGCTCATTTTTGAAGATGACGGAAGTTTTACACAACAAAAAGAATAA
- a CDS encoding MerR family transcriptional regulator, with protein sequence MYVDLPKKMYYSIGEVADAFDVNASLIRFWEKEFDIIKPKKNAKGNRKFTPEDIKNLELIYHLVKERGFTLEGAKTHLKEQKQEALDSFDIIRKLESIKGQLLKIKEQL encoded by the coding sequence ATGTATGTAGACTTGCCTAAAAAAATGTATTATAGTATCGGGGAGGTAGCCGATGCTTTTGATGTAAATGCCTCATTAATTCGTTTTTGGGAAAAAGAGTTTGATATTATAAAGCCTAAAAAAAATGCTAAAGGCAATCGGAAATTTACCCCAGAAGACATCAAAAACCTCGAGTTAATTTACCACTTAGTAAAAGAACGTGGTTTTACTCTCGAAGGTGCTAAAACTCACCTTAAAGAACAGAAACAAGAAGCCTTAGATAGTTTCGATATCATAAGAAAACTAGAATCTATCAAAGGACAATTGCTTAAAATTAAAGAACAACTATAA
- a CDS encoding LemA family protein, with product MKKLLIPVLVIVGIIVILYFFFGGRYNTAVTLQEDAKTAWSNVESAYQRRSDLIGNLVKTVQGAADFERNTLKEVIEARAKATAVNIDPSNITPDQIAQFQQAQGGLTSALSRLLVTVERYPDLKANQNFLNLQTQLEGTENRINVERNRYNESVGGYTKFMRKFPNNIILSIFGSFEEMARFEADRGAEKAPDVDFNFK from the coding sequence ATGAAAAAACTTTTAATACCAGTATTAGTAATCGTAGGAATCATTGTAATTCTGTATTTCTTTTTTGGAGGTCGTTATAACACTGCTGTTACACTACAAGAAGATGCAAAAACAGCGTGGTCTAATGTAGAAAGTGCTTACCAAAGACGTAGTGACCTTATTGGCAACTTAGTTAAAACCGTTCAGGGAGCTGCAGATTTTGAACGTAATACTTTAAAAGAAGTAATCGAAGCCAGAGCCAAAGCAACTGCTGTAAATATTGACCCTAGTAATATTACACCAGATCAAATAGCACAGTTTCAACAGGCACAAGGAGGACTAACCTCTGCCCTATCAAGATTATTAGTAACCGTAGAGCGTTATCCTGATCTAAAAGCAAATCAAAATTTCCTTAATCTGCAAACCCAACTAGAAGGAACAGAAAATAGGATTAATGTAGAGCGTAATAGGTACAACGAATCTGTAGGTGGCTATACAAAATTCATGAGAAAATTTCCTAATAACATCATTTTAAGTATTTTCGGAAGCTTTGAAGAAATGGCACGGTTTGAAGCTGATAGAGGTGCAGAAAAAGCACCAGATGTTGATTTTAATTTTAAATAA
- a CDS encoding TPM domain-containing protein: MSKVEDFLTYDQEQQIVAAIRDAEKTTSGEIRVHLEKHTEIEILERATEVFHWLKMDNTIQRNGVLIYVAVEDRSFAIFGDKGINEVVGDDFWESTKDTILEQFKKGDFTQGLINGVLLAGEQLQKYFPWDHTDINELSDEISKG, translated from the coding sequence ATGTCTAAGGTAGAAGATTTTCTTACTTATGATCAAGAGCAACAAATCGTAGCTGCAATTAGAGATGCAGAAAAAACAACATCGGGAGAGATTCGTGTGCATCTGGAAAAACATACTGAAATAGAAATTTTGGAAAGAGCTACCGAAGTTTTTCATTGGTTAAAAATGGATAATACCATCCAACGTAATGGAGTCCTCATCTATGTTGCTGTAGAAGACCGTAGTTTTGCTATTTTTGGAGATAAAGGTATTAATGAAGTCGTTGGAGATGATTTTTGGGAAAGTACAAAAGATACCATACTTGAGCAGTTTAAAAAAGGAGATTTCACTCAAGGATTAATTAACGGAGTTCTTCTTGCCGGAGAGCAATTACAGAAATACTTCCCCTGGGATCATACTGATATCAACGAACTCTCTGACGAAATCTCTAAAGGATAA
- a CDS encoding TPM domain-containing protein has product MNTIKQFILLLLFLGIPLLSFNTISAQRKIPPKPKLQTAVYDEADMLTTSESKHLQEKLIRYSDTTSTQIVVATINSLQGENIGLYATEWAHKWGVGQSKEDNGVFILVAKNDRKIWIATGYGVEEKLTDFTSKTIIDQIITPEFKRGNFYTGLDKGTTAIFQVLDGTFKGSRKNKKELPITELIILLIAFIIIIKAFSKSNHRNGGKGNRGNRSGSSLLDVIILSNMGRGSFGGGSSGGFGGGGFGGGFGGGGFGGGGAGGSW; this is encoded by the coding sequence ATGAATACTATCAAACAATTTATATTGCTCTTATTGTTTCTAGGAATACCTCTCCTATCTTTTAATACAATATCTGCGCAAAGAAAAATTCCGCCAAAACCTAAATTACAAACAGCTGTTTATGACGAAGCTGATATGCTTACTACTTCTGAGTCAAAACACCTACAAGAAAAACTAATTCGATATTCTGACACTACCTCAACACAAATTGTAGTAGCTACTATTAATTCTCTGCAAGGTGAAAATATTGGTTTATACGCGACAGAATGGGCTCATAAATGGGGAGTTGGACAAAGTAAAGAAGATAACGGAGTTTTTATACTGGTAGCCAAAAATGACAGAAAAATATGGATTGCCACAGGGTATGGTGTAGAAGAAAAGCTCACCGATTTTACCTCAAAAACTATCATTGACCAGATTATAACTCCAGAATTTAAAAGAGGTAATTTTTATACTGGTTTAGACAAAGGTACTACTGCAATTTTTCAAGTGCTTGATGGCACTTTTAAAGGTTCAAGAAAAAACAAAAAAGAGCTACCTATAACAGAATTAATTATTTTGCTTATAGCTTTTATCATCATCATTAAAGCTTTTTCTAAAAGCAATCATAGAAATGGTGGAAAAGGAAATCGAGGAAATCGATCAGGAAGCAGCCTTCTGGATGTAATCATCCTAAGCAACATGGGACGTGGAAGCTTTGGCGGAGGATCTAGTGGAGGTTTTGGCGGTGGTGGATTTGGTGGTGGTTTTGGCGGCGGCGGATTCGGCGGCGGCGGTGCCGGAGGAAGCTGGTAA
- the der gene encoding ribosome biogenesis GTPase Der gives MSGIVAIVGRPNVGKSTFFNRLIQRREAIVDAVSGVTRDRHYGKSDWNGVEFSLIDTGGYVVGSDDVFETEIDKQVELAIDEADAIIFMVDVESGITGMDQDVANLLRKVDKPVFLVVNKVDNGQRATNAVEFYNLGLGEYYTIASINGSGTGELLDELVKVLPEKDEDESNELPRFAVVGRPNAGKSSFINALIGEDRYIVTDIAGTTRDAIDTKYNRFGFEFNLVDTAGIRRKSKVKEDLEFYSVMRSVRAIEHSDVCLIVLDATRGFDGQVQNIFWLAERNRKGIVILVNKWDLVENKESNTLKDFEKYIRREIEPFTDVPIIFISALTKQRIFKAIETAVEVYKNRSKKIKTSELNDILLPIIEHNPPPAYKGKYVKIKYITQLPTPQPQFAFFCNLPQYIRDPYKRFLENQLRKEFDFHGVPVSVYLRKK, from the coding sequence ATGAGTGGTATAGTGGCAATTGTAGGAAGACCTAATGTTGGAAAGTCAACGTTCTTTAATCGATTAATTCAAAGAAGAGAGGCTATTGTAGATGCTGTTAGCGGGGTAACCCGTGATAGACATTATGGAAAGAGTGATTGGAATGGAGTAGAGTTCTCATTGATTGATACCGGTGGTTATGTTGTGGGGAGTGATGATGTTTTTGAAACCGAAATCGATAAGCAGGTAGAACTGGCTATCGATGAAGCTGATGCCATTATTTTTATGGTTGATGTAGAGTCAGGAATAACAGGGATGGATCAGGATGTTGCCAATCTGCTTCGTAAAGTAGATAAGCCTGTTTTTTTGGTTGTGAATAAGGTAGATAATGGACAGAGAGCAACAAATGCAGTAGAGTTTTATAATTTAGGCCTTGGCGAATATTATACTATTGCCAGTATTAATGGAAGTGGTACAGGAGAACTTCTGGACGAATTGGTAAAAGTACTACCCGAAAAAGATGAAGACGAATCTAATGAGTTACCTCGATTTGCAGTTGTAGGAAGGCCTAATGCGGGTAAATCTTCATTTATTAATGCTTTGATAGGAGAAGATCGGTATATTGTAACAGATATTGCAGGAACTACCCGGGATGCAATTGATACCAAGTATAATCGTTTTGGATTCGAGTTTAACTTGGTAGATACTGCAGGAATACGACGTAAATCTAAGGTAAAAGAAGACCTGGAGTTCTACTCTGTTATGCGATCTGTTCGAGCAATTGAACATAGTGATGTTTGTTTAATAGTTTTGGATGCAACCAGAGGTTTTGACGGACAAGTACAAAATATTTTTTGGTTAGCCGAGCGTAATCGTAAAGGGATTGTAATCCTGGTTAACAAATGGGATCTTGTAGAAAATAAGGAAAGTAATACCTTAAAAGATTTTGAAAAATATATACGTAGAGAAATAGAGCCATTTACAGATGTTCCTATCATATTTATTTCGGCTTTAACAAAGCAACGTATATTTAAAGCTATCGAAACGGCAGTAGAGGTGTATAAAAACAGGTCTAAAAAGATTAAAACCAGCGAGCTTAACGATATTTTATTACCGATAATTGAACATAATCCACCGCCTGCTTATAAAGGTAAATATGTAAAAATAAAATACATCACACAATTACCAACACCGCAACCGCAATTTGCGTTTTTCTGTAATTTACCACAATACATAAGGGATCCATACAAACGATTTCTCGAAAACCAGCTTCGTAAGGAGTTTGATTTTCATGGTGTGCCAGTTTCGGTGTATTTGAGAAAGAAGTAG
- a CDS encoding choice-of-anchor I family protein, with the protein MKIFNKTILISTIVLGLFSACDPDDYHGGGNTGKLTFKKIGGFVNGTGDEGFAEISAFDPQTDKLFVVNPKESELSVWDISDPGVPVQGVDIALVGIPNSVAVNNGMVAVALENAANKQANGTIAIYNSDSQELLHTYPAGALPDMVAFSPNGKYIVAANEGEPNDLYTDDPEGSITIIEVAAGQVSNVSFTAFNGRAIGNDFRVFGPGASLAQDVEPEYVAISHDSKTAYVTLQENNGLAIVNLETKTITDIIGLGVKNYELSNNQIDASDKDDIVGNFQNWPVLGFYHPDAIAYTKIRGGRYLITANEGDARDYDGFSEEERVKDLTLDPVVFSDAATLQLDENLGRLKITTANGDIDGDGDHDVIYAYGARSFTIWSTSGAVIYDSGDQIGKTIFDLDPSAFNSNEGSAADKRSDDKGAEPEAVETLKVGNKTLLFVGLERTGGVLVYDISNPSSPKFLEWLRDETDISPEGLIVVEAEDSPTENDLIIVTNEVSNTVAIYEIHKKH; encoded by the coding sequence ATGAAAATTTTTAACAAGACTATTCTTATTTCCACAATTGTATTAGGGCTTTTTAGCGCATGTGACCCTGATGATTACCATGGAGGCGGAAACACAGGTAAATTAACATTCAAAAAAATCGGAGGCTTTGTCAATGGAACAGGAGATGAGGGATTTGCAGAGATTTCTGCTTTTGATCCTCAAACAGATAAGCTTTTTGTTGTAAATCCAAAAGAATCAGAACTTTCGGTTTGGGATATATCTGATCCGGGCGTACCAGTACAAGGGGTAGATATAGCTTTGGTCGGTATACCTAATAGCGTAGCCGTAAACAACGGAATGGTGGCTGTGGCTTTAGAAAATGCTGCAAATAAACAAGCAAATGGAACTATTGCGATTTATAATTCGGATTCGCAGGAACTGCTACATACCTATCCCGCAGGTGCACTACCAGATATGGTAGCTTTTAGCCCTAATGGGAAATATATTGTAGCAGCAAATGAAGGAGAACCGAATGATTTGTATACAGATGACCCAGAAGGATCAATAACTATTATAGAAGTGGCAGCAGGGCAAGTTTCGAATGTAAGCTTTACAGCTTTTAATGGCCGGGCTATTGGTAATGATTTTCGGGTTTTTGGACCAGGAGCATCTCTGGCACAAGACGTAGAACCAGAGTATGTAGCTATTTCACATGATTCAAAGACAGCATATGTTACGTTACAAGAAAATAATGGATTGGCAATTGTTAATCTAGAAACCAAGACAATTACTGATATCATCGGATTGGGAGTGAAAAATTATGAGTTATCCAATAATCAAATAGATGCTAGTGATAAAGATGATATAGTAGGAAATTTTCAAAATTGGCCGGTCTTAGGGTTTTATCACCCAGATGCTATAGCATATACTAAGATTAGAGGAGGGCGATATTTAATAACAGCAAACGAAGGAGATGCTAGAGATTATGATGGGTTTTCTGAAGAAGAAAGAGTAAAAGATCTAACTCTTGATCCTGTCGTTTTTTCTGATGCAGCTACCTTACAATTAGATGAGAATTTGGGAAGACTAAAAATTACTACTGCAAATGGGGATATTGATGGTGATGGAGATCATGATGTGATTTATGCTTATGGTGCAAGATCATTTACAATATGGTCTACATCTGGAGCAGTTATTTATGACAGTGGAGACCAAATAGGAAAAACAATTTTTGATTTGGATCCAAGTGCTTTTAATAGTAACGAAGGAAGTGCGGCCGATAAAAGATCAGACGATAAAGGAGCAGAGCCAGAAGCTGTAGAAACTCTTAAAGTGGGTAACAAGACACTACTTTTTGTAGGATTAGAGAGAACAGGAGGAGTGTTGGTGTATGATATATCCAATCCATCTAGCCCAAAGTTTTTAGAATGGTTAAGAGATGAGACAGATATTTCTCCAGAAGGATTGATTGTGGTCGAAGCAGAAGATAGTCCAACAGAAAATGACCTGATTATAGTAACTAATGAAGTATCAAATACAGTTGCTATTTATGAAATACATAAAAAGCATTAA